A single window of Salvia splendens isolate huo1 chromosome 6, SspV2, whole genome shotgun sequence DNA harbors:
- the LOC121807429 gene encoding uncharacterized protein LOC121807429 has translation MFTLYKLMQNTSTLSFLQTINSISLSSISTIKLNLMVSLEPPTETSPVPARISFSAEFLDDTNFISICPKERDQKADIPRTAADFEFLSGAATPNMTTADELFSEGKLLPFRQSQPLHNLTLKTTNSDETLSAAPPPQTVNADDDQRRISWFLDDDPSPRPPKCTVLWKELLRLKKQRSSTLSPSLSSSSSSSSSSSTEEERKKGGNNNNNNKAANKVKKGLERTRSVNIRIRPMINVPICTAARSTALPPLFPARRGGKLEG, from the coding sequence ATGTTCACTCTTTATAAACTCATGCAAAACACATCCACATTGTCCTTCCTACAAACTATAAACTCCATCTCTCTTTCTTCCATCTCAACCATCAAATTAAACCTAATGGTATCACTCGAACCCCCGACGGAGACGAGCCCCGTCCCCGCCCGGATCTCCTTCTCAGCCGAGTTCCTCGACGACACCAACTTCATCTCCATCTGCCCCAAGGAGAGAGATCAAAAGGCCGACATCCCAAGAACCGCCGCCGACTTCGAATTCCTCTCCGGCGCCGCCACCCCCAACATGACCACCGCCGACGAGCTCTTCTCCGAGGGCAAGCTCCTCCCCTTCAGGCAATCCCAGCCCCTCCACAACCTCACCCTCAAAACCACCAACTCCGATGAAACCCTCTCCGCCGCCCCGCCGCCGCAGACGGTCAACGCCGACGACGACCAGCGCCGGATCAGCTGGTTCCTCGACGACGACCCCTCGCCGCGCCCCCCCAAATGCACCGTCCTCTGGAAGGAGCTCCTCCGCCTCAAGAAGCAGCGCTCCTCCACGCTCTCCCCGTCTCTTTCCTCGTCTTCGTCCTCGTCCTCATCGTCTTCAACcgaggaggagaggaagaaaggaggcaataataataataataataaggcgGCGAATAAAGTGAAGAAAGGGCTGGAGAGGACGAGATCGGTGAATATAAGGATTCGGCCAATGATTAATGTCCCAATCTGCACGGCGGCGAGGAGCACGGCGCTGCCGCCGCTCTTCCCGGCGAGGAGGGGAGGGAAGTTGGAGGGCTAG